A single genomic interval of Pyruvatibacter sp. HU-CL02332 harbors:
- a CDS encoding SLC13 family permease → MADQGNTPSGSSKDEMAPHVLAAADRAGRPQHHHRLLGLVSGAASFGILMLIGAPAGMPDAAWATLAVASLMAIWWATEALPLAATALVPLVAFPLLGIQPIRPTAASYGHPLIFLFMGGFLVAQGMQRWNLHRRIALSIAVRAGASPTRLIAGFMVATAFLSMWVSNTATTIMMLPIAASVVSVVILNSPNASHEDAQRFGLATMLAIAYSASIGGIATLVGTPPNALFAAFFAQEFGFEVSFAGWMILAMPLVIIMLPTVWLVLTRIVYRFDLGASDADVAHGQEEVRSQLHALGHMSAPESRVAIVFASMAILWLFRPLLDDIPLLSGLSDPGIAIAGALALFLIPAGNKVSPGDALEPENARLLDWAHAKNISWDVLILFGGGLALAGAFSSTGLAAALGDGMGVLAWLPLLVFVLAIATMVIFLTELTSNTATVAALLPVVAAIAEATGHSPVVLSVAAVMAASCAFMLPVATPPNAIVFASGYVTVPQMMRAGFALNIIGIVLIAGLATFVAPLIFGVSPS, encoded by the coding sequence ATGGCTGACCAAGGCAACACTCCCTCCGGATCGTCGAAAGACGAGATGGCACCGCACGTTCTGGCAGCGGCGGATAGAGCCGGTCGACCGCAGCACCACCATCGATTGCTGGGCCTGGTCAGTGGAGCGGCGAGCTTCGGGATCCTGATGTTGATCGGCGCGCCCGCGGGCATGCCGGACGCCGCGTGGGCAACATTGGCCGTTGCCTCGCTGATGGCAATCTGGTGGGCCACCGAAGCGCTTCCACTTGCTGCGACAGCTCTTGTGCCCTTGGTGGCCTTTCCCCTTTTGGGCATCCAGCCCATTCGCCCGACAGCAGCCTCTTACGGGCACCCTCTCATCTTCCTGTTCATGGGCGGCTTTCTGGTGGCCCAGGGCATGCAGCGCTGGAACTTGCACCGGCGCATTGCGCTTTCCATCGCCGTGCGTGCAGGAGCGTCACCAACGCGGCTGATAGCGGGCTTCATGGTGGCCACGGCTTTTTTGAGCATGTGGGTATCCAACACGGCGACCACCATCATGATGTTGCCCATCGCAGCGTCCGTCGTATCCGTGGTGATCCTCAACAGCCCCAATGCCAGTCACGAGGATGCACAGCGTTTTGGCCTCGCAACCATGCTGGCCATTGCCTACAGCGCCAGCATCGGTGGCATCGCCACCCTCGTCGGCACACCGCCCAACGCCCTGTTCGCCGCCTTCTTTGCACAGGAGTTTGGCTTTGAAGTTTCGTTTGCAGGATGGATGATTCTGGCCATGCCGCTGGTCATCATTATGTTGCCGACCGTGTGGCTGGTCCTGACACGAATTGTCTATCGGTTTGATCTTGGCGCAAGCGACGCGGACGTCGCCCATGGTCAGGAAGAAGTGCGGTCCCAGCTTCATGCACTGGGGCACATGTCCGCGCCGGAGAGCCGTGTCGCAATTGTGTTTGCCTCCATGGCCATTCTCTGGCTGTTCCGACCTTTGCTTGATGACATCCCGCTGCTCAGCGGCCTCTCTGACCCGGGCATTGCCATAGCCGGGGCTCTGGCCCTGTTTTTGATTCCCGCGGGCAACAAAGTGTCACCAGGTGACGCCTTAGAGCCCGAAAACGCCCGGCTCCTTGACTGGGCACACGCAAAAAACATCTCGTGGGACGTGCTCATACTCTTCGGTGGTGGGCTTGCTCTCGCAGGTGCCTTCTCCAGCACGGGTCTTGCTGCCGCATTGGGAGACGGCATGGGCGTTCTTGCATGGCTGCCGCTGCTGGTATTCGTCCTCGCCATTGCCACCATGGTGATTTTCCTGACGGAACTCACCAGCAACACAGCAACTGTTGCAGCGCTGCTGCCGGTGGTCGCTGCGATAGCTGAAGCAACCGGCCATTCGCCGGTTGTGCTTTCGGTCGCGGCCGTCATGGCAGCTTCATGCGCCTTCATGTTGCCCGTGGCGACGCCGCCCAACGCCATCGTGTTTGCGTCCGGCTACGTGACTGTGCCGCAGATGATGCGTGCGGGTTTTGCCTTGAACATCATTGGAATTGTGCTGATCGCCGGACTGGCGACATTTGTCGCCCCGCTCATCTTTGGCGTTTCGCCTAGCTAA
- a CDS encoding P1 family peptidase yields the protein MSATPFSPGPRNLITDVEGISVGQSEDLAARTGVTVVLPADHTIAAVDVRGGGPGTRETDLLSADCLVDAVDAIVLSGGSVYGLEAASGVAAWLGARGRGFTFQTTHLVAPIVPQAILFDLTNGGDKDWGEMPPYRALGMDAVAAAGDTFGLGNKGAGLGARAGALKGGIGSASVLAPAGFTVGAIAASNPFGSTVMPGSARFWAAPFEKASELGDQGQHPAPDSLPDDPYADSKIGASPGMNTTIGVVATDAALTPSETRRVAMMAQDGYARSVRPVHTPFDGDVVFAMATGTRALPDDAARPAMVAMLGALAADTLARAVARGVYEAETLADSVSYREAFLLS from the coding sequence ATGAGTGCAACGCCTTTCTCACCCGGCCCCCGCAATCTGATTACAGATGTGGAAGGAATCAGTGTCGGCCAGTCAGAAGATCTGGCAGCCCGCACAGGTGTCACCGTGGTGCTTCCTGCTGATCATACAATCGCAGCTGTTGACGTGCGCGGCGGCGGACCGGGCACACGTGAGACGGACTTGTTGTCCGCTGATTGTCTGGTGGATGCGGTCGACGCCATCGTCCTGTCCGGCGGATCGGTTTACGGACTCGAAGCGGCGTCAGGGGTGGCAGCGTGGCTTGGGGCGCGGGGGCGTGGCTTTACGTTTCAGACTACGCATCTGGTTGCACCCATTGTGCCGCAAGCCATCCTGTTTGACCTGACAAATGGCGGCGACAAGGACTGGGGCGAGATGCCCCCCTATCGTGCGCTGGGCATGGACGCTGTCGCTGCTGCCGGTGACACCTTTGGGCTGGGCAACAAGGGTGCCGGGCTTGGGGCCCGTGCCGGTGCACTGAAGGGCGGCATCGGCAGTGCATCTGTATTGGCACCTGCCGGGTTTACGGTTGGTGCCATTGCTGCGAGCAATCCATTTGGATCAACGGTGATGCCAGGTAGCGCCCGCTTCTGGGCTGCACCCTTTGAAAAAGCGTCTGAACTTGGCGACCAAGGACAACACCCAGCCCCTGACTCCCTTCCCGATGATCCTTATGCAGACAGTAAGATTGGCGCGTCGCCGGGTATGAACACCACCATCGGTGTTGTTGCGACCGACGCTGCGCTCACCCCGTCAGAGACACGTCGCGTCGCCATGATGGCGCAGGATGGCTATGCGCGTTCCGTGCGGCCGGTTCACACGCCGTTTGACGGGGACGTCGTGTTTGCCATGGCGACCGGCACACGCGCGCTGCCCGATGATGCTGCCCGTCCTGCCATGGTGGCCATGCTGGGAGCCCTGGCTGCTGACACGCTGGCCCGCGCAGTAGCGCGTGGTGTGTATGAGGCGGAGACACTGGCTGACAGCGTGAGCTACCGCGAGGCGTTCCTGCTTAGCTAG
- the ggt gene encoding gamma-glutamyltransferase, translated as MARAKLFFTLMASLVGFAAVGYLMSAVLTPQPKHMVSAAHPLASAAGLEMLERGGSAVDAAVAVQLVLTLVEPQSSGIGGGAFLVYWNEDTRKVETWDGRETAPASVTPQHFLKEDGTPMSFFEAVVGGHAVGVPGVVAMLADAHEEQGRLPWADLFAPAIRLAEDGFEVTPRLNKLINWSPALPRMPVVNEYFFKPGEKDEDGNPVPLDVGMVLANPAYAKTLRILAEQGPRAFYEGEIAKEILAAVNNAPVNPGGMTAADLASYKPIKREPVCAPYRIYTVCGAPPPTSGGTTVLQILGLLESFYMQNAEPQSADAIHLISEASRLAYADRNLYLADPDFVDVPLEGLLDRSYLRLRSRQIHPDQTSSKDPLPAGRPAGSSASYVAADPKPAHSTSHFVVRDDWGHVVSMTTSIEAPFGSHMMAGGFLLNNQLTDFSFRPARDGKPIANRPEAGKRPRSSMSPMIVLDENGDFYAAIGSPGGSRIIAFVAQSLIGILDWDMSVQDAIDMPRHVHRNTTLELEENTFISTLADGLRARGHTVEVKEITSGLHGLRMVGDDLEGGADPRREGVVLD; from the coding sequence ATGGCGCGCGCGAAACTGTTCTTCACCCTCATGGCATCCCTGGTCGGCTTCGCGGCCGTAGGCTATTTGATGAGCGCGGTTCTGACACCGCAACCAAAACACATGGTCAGCGCTGCGCACCCTCTGGCAAGTGCCGCCGGACTTGAAATGCTGGAGCGGGGCGGGTCCGCTGTCGATGCGGCGGTTGCGGTGCAACTGGTGCTCACTTTGGTGGAGCCACAATCAAGCGGCATCGGCGGTGGCGCATTCCTGGTCTATTGGAATGAGGACACGCGCAAGGTCGAGACGTGGGACGGACGCGAAACCGCACCGGCTTCGGTGACGCCACAGCATTTCCTCAAAGAGGACGGCACACCCATGAGCTTCTTCGAAGCGGTGGTGGGTGGTCATGCGGTTGGCGTCCCTGGCGTTGTCGCCATGCTGGCGGATGCCCATGAGGAGCAGGGCCGGTTGCCGTGGGCTGATCTGTTCGCACCTGCCATTCGTCTGGCCGAAGATGGGTTTGAGGTCACGCCACGGCTCAATAAGCTCATCAACTGGTCGCCCGCTCTGCCGCGCATGCCGGTGGTCAATGAGTACTTCTTCAAGCCGGGTGAAAAAGACGAAGATGGAAATCCAGTGCCGCTGGATGTGGGCATGGTTCTGGCAAATCCGGCCTATGCGAAAACTCTCCGTATACTGGCAGAGCAGGGCCCTCGTGCTTTCTATGAAGGCGAGATAGCCAAGGAGATTTTGGCTGCGGTCAATAACGCGCCGGTAAATCCCGGCGGTATGACAGCGGCGGATCTTGCGTCCTACAAACCGATAAAGCGCGAGCCGGTGTGTGCGCCATACCGCATCTACACGGTGTGTGGAGCACCGCCTCCGACATCTGGCGGCACGACGGTGCTGCAGATTTTGGGATTGCTGGAAAGCTTCTACATGCAAAACGCAGAGCCCCAGTCCGCTGATGCAATCCATTTGATCTCCGAGGCAAGCCGTCTCGCTTACGCGGATAGAAACCTGTATCTCGCCGACCCTGATTTTGTGGACGTCCCACTGGAAGGCCTGTTGGACCGGTCTTATCTGCGTCTGCGCAGTCGCCAGATACACCCTGACCAGACATCGTCCAAGGACCCTCTCCCGGCTGGCCGTCCGGCCGGGTCGTCAGCGTCCTATGTGGCGGCTGACCCCAAGCCAGCGCATTCAACATCCCATTTTGTCGTGCGCGATGACTGGGGACATGTCGTCTCCATGACCACGTCGATCGAGGCGCCGTTCGGCAGTCACATGATGGCTGGCGGGTTCCTGCTCAATAACCAGCTTACGGATTTCTCATTCCGTCCGGCGCGTGATGGCAAGCCCATTGCCAATCGGCCTGAGGCCGGCAAGCGCCCGCGCTCATCCATGTCACCCATGATTGTGCTTGATGAGAACGGAGATTTTTACGCCGCCATTGGTTCGCCCGGCGGCAGCCGCATCATTGCCTTTGTGGCGCAAAGCCTGATTGGCATTCTCGACTGGGACATGAGCGTGCAGGACGCAATCGACATGCCGCGCCACGTCCATCGCAACACGACGCTCGAACTGGAGGAAAACACCTTTATCAGCACGCTGGCAGATGGCCTGCGGGCACGGGGCCATACAGTCGAGGTGAAAGAGATCACCAGCGGACTGCATGGCCTGCGTATGGTTGGGGACGACCTTGAAGGCGGGGCAGACCCTCGTCGTGAAGGTGTCGTGCTGGACTAG
- the glk gene encoding glucokinase codes for MPARTTNPVLVADIGGTNARFSLAQPGETKPDMPTVLMTALYPTLEDALKTFLDETGNPDIGGVAICAAGPVQASGREAYVEMTNCPWVVSADAIAAATDVDAPILVNDFTAVAVSLPHLEDEDVVQIGGNKGQAGAPIGVLGPGTGLGVSGLVPHSDGEFTALSGEGGHVSLAPGNEREISLLFQLMQTYGHVSAERVLCGPGMETLYAALGALDGSSETGKPTAADIARMAQDGSSPLAQETVEVFTGLLGSAAGDLALTLGAQGGVYLAGGILPRWGDLLNHRLLRHRFEAKGRFKSYLAEIPLYLITAPDVALIGLTSLARRS; via the coding sequence ATGCCTGCGCGCACCACCAATCCCGTCCTTGTTGCGGATATTGGCGGAACAAACGCGCGCTTCTCGCTGGCGCAGCCGGGCGAAACAAAGCCTGATATGCCAACAGTGCTGATGACAGCGCTGTATCCGACACTGGAAGACGCCCTCAAGACGTTTCTTGATGAGACAGGCAACCCGGACATTGGCGGCGTCGCGATCTGCGCCGCCGGACCCGTTCAGGCCTCGGGCCGTGAAGCCTATGTTGAAATGACCAACTGCCCATGGGTTGTCAGCGCAGATGCCATTGCTGCTGCAACCGATGTCGACGCTCCCATTCTGGTCAATGACTTCACCGCTGTGGCTGTCTCGCTTCCGCATCTTGAAGACGAAGATGTGGTTCAGATTGGAGGCAACAAGGGACAGGCCGGCGCACCAATAGGTGTGCTTGGCCCGGGAACAGGGCTTGGTGTTTCAGGGTTGGTGCCGCACTCAGACGGCGAGTTTACGGCTCTCTCCGGTGAGGGGGGACACGTCTCGCTTGCGCCGGGCAATGAACGGGAAATCTCACTTCTGTTTCAGTTGATGCAGACCTATGGCCATGTATCAGCGGAACGTGTGCTGTGCGGCCCCGGCATGGAGACGCTGTATGCAGCCCTTGGCGCCCTGGATGGGTCGTCAGAGACGGGAAAGCCCACGGCGGCTGACATCGCCCGCATGGCGCAGGATGGCTCGTCACCTCTTGCACAGGAAACCGTCGAGGTTTTCACGGGCCTGCTTGGCTCGGCCGCTGGCGACCTTGCGCTCACACTGGGTGCGCAAGGCGGTGTCTATCTGGCGGGTGGCATTCTTCCGCGCTGGGGCGACTTGCTGAACCATCGGCTGCTGCGCCACCGATTTGAGGCGAAAGGGCGCTTCAAGAGCTATCTCGCAGAGATTCCACTTTACCTGATCACAGCACCGGATGTGGCCCTGATCGGCCTCACGTCACTGGCGCGGCGCAGCTAG
- the otsA gene encoding alpha,alpha-trehalose-phosphate synthase (UDP-forming), whose translation MSRLVVVSNRVGPIGDAKRAGGLAIALVEALKTSGGIWFGWTGETTEEPDSRLKLESAGPLTLATVDLSEADHEDYYNGFANRSLWPLFHFRTGLVQYDRQNFAGYERVNASFAKSLLPLIQPDDLIWVHDYHFLLFAEELRKLGCTRPIGHFLHIPFPPRELLTTLPHHEQLVQALFAFDILGFQTEHDRDRFFDYVRMEAGGSILGDKARCFGRTVTARHFPIGIDADNFVEFAESEEGQKQFTSMRDMLRGRKQIIGVDRLDYTKGLPERFNAFERMLEDHPDKRGQTSLLQVAPPSRSDVTEYQDLRLELEGMAGHINGRFAEFNWTPIRYLNRSFARQALAGLYRASHVGLITPLRDGMNLVAKEYVAAQDPEDPGVLVLSRFAGAAKQMRDAVIINPYDVQGMSDALARALDMPLEERKQRHQALLKNVSEEDISHWRTTFMDALTSVEDSGVTGGSIHADRSGTSNGSAA comes from the coding sequence ATGAGCCGGCTCGTTGTTGTGTCTAACCGTGTCGGGCCTATTGGCGACGCAAAGCGTGCTGGCGGTCTGGCCATCGCGCTGGTGGAAGCGCTCAAGACATCCGGCGGCATCTGGTTTGGCTGGACCGGTGAAACCACCGAGGAGCCTGACAGTCGGCTCAAGCTGGAATCCGCCGGGCCGCTGACTCTGGCGACAGTTGATCTCTCCGAGGCGGATCACGAAGACTATTACAACGGGTTTGCCAATCGCTCCCTATGGCCGCTGTTTCATTTTCGCACCGGGCTTGTTCAATACGACCGACAGAACTTTGCAGGCTATGAACGGGTCAATGCGAGCTTTGCCAAGTCGCTCCTACCGCTTATCCAGCCGGACGATCTGATCTGGGTGCATGACTATCACTTCCTGCTATTCGCAGAAGAACTCCGCAAGCTTGGCTGCACGCGGCCTATCGGCCACTTCCTGCACATTCCCTTCCCACCACGCGAACTGCTAACGACGCTGCCGCACCATGAACAACTGGTACAAGCCCTGTTCGCATTCGACATTCTGGGCTTCCAGACCGAACATGACCGCGACCGGTTCTTTGACTATGTGCGCATGGAGGCCGGCGGCAGCATTCTGGGCGACAAGGCGCGTTGCTTCGGGCGCACTGTGACGGCCCGCCATTTCCCCATCGGGATCGATGCTGACAATTTCGTGGAATTTGCGGAGTCCGAAGAAGGCCAGAAACAGTTCACGTCCATGCGCGACATGCTGCGGGGCCGAAAGCAGATCATTGGTGTCGACCGCCTGGATTACACAAAGGGCCTGCCGGAGCGCTTCAATGCCTTTGAGCGCATGCTTGAAGACCATCCAGACAAGCGGGGTCAGACGAGCCTGCTGCAGGTAGCTCCGCCGTCCCGGTCAGATGTGACTGAGTATCAGGATTTGCGGCTGGAACTTGAAGGCATGGCCGGTCACATCAACGGGCGGTTTGCCGAGTTCAACTGGACACCGATCCGCTATCTCAACAGGTCGTTTGCCCGGCAGGCCCTGGCGGGTCTCTATCGTGCCAGCCATGTGGGACTGATTACACCTCTGCGCGATGGGATGAATCTTGTGGCCAAGGAATATGTGGCGGCGCAGGACCCGGAAGACCCCGGCGTGCTCGTGCTGTCGCGTTTTGCAGGTGCTGCGAAGCAGATGCGCGATGCCGTCATCATCAATCCTTATGATGTGCAGGGCATGTCTGATGCATTGGCCCGCGCCCTTGATATGCCCCTGGAGGAGCGCAAGCAGCGTCATCAGGCACTGCTGAAGAATGTGTCGGAAGAAGACATCAGTCATTGGCGTACGACCTTTATGGATGCGTTGACCAGCGTTGAGGATTCCGGCGTTACGGGCGGCAGCATTCATGCTGATCGGTCGGGGACCTCCAACGGGTCAGCAGCCTGA
- a CDS encoding glycoside hydrolase family 15 protein — translation MSTLDLGVIGNSSYGALINPQGRIVWSCLPRFDGDPVFCDLLNGGDNAVDGGNFGFWEIDLADFDRSEQNYEPNTAILKTRLYDKQGNAVELTDFAPRYLNHGRMFRPVTIMRRVAPLTGTPRITIRLRPRFNWGARVPDVSRGTNHVRFFHTGQTLRLNTNAPLTYVLDEVPFLLEEPVDMMLGPDEPLAGNLRETANTFEERTADYWRTWVRRLALPLEWQDAVIRAAITLKLCTYEETGAIIAAMTTSVPEAAHTQRNWDYRYCWLRDAFFVVRALNSLSEVETMEHYLRYLHNIVGEANDHLQPVWGISREGALVENEITSLSGYRGMGPVRVGNQAYEHFQHDVYGNVVLAASQSFLDQRLFKPGTEENFSRLEHMGELAFKTYNQPDAGMWELRTRARVHTSSSLMCWAACDRLAKIARHMDFTDRAMYWQERADIIHSTITSEAWNEDMESFAESFGGKGVEAGLLLMAEVGFLKPDDERFQKTLDAVERTLKRGKHMYRYAEADDFGEPETAFNICTFWYIDALARVGREDEARDIFEEMLSARNPLGLLSEDTDVKTGELWGNYPQTYSLVGIINAAMRLSRPWEDEV, via the coding sequence GGTCCTGCCTGCCGCGTTTCGATGGGGACCCGGTTTTCTGTGACCTTCTGAATGGCGGCGACAACGCGGTCGATGGCGGCAACTTTGGGTTCTGGGAGATTGATCTCGCAGACTTCGATCGAAGTGAACAGAACTACGAACCCAATACGGCCATTCTCAAAACACGTCTTTATGACAAACAGGGCAACGCAGTTGAGCTGACGGACTTTGCGCCGCGCTACCTCAACCACGGGCGCATGTTCCGGCCCGTCACAATCATGCGCCGAGTTGCCCCGCTGACCGGAACACCACGGATCACGATACGATTGCGCCCCAGGTTCAACTGGGGTGCGCGGGTGCCGGACGTCAGCCGAGGCACAAACCACGTGCGGTTTTTTCATACCGGTCAGACCCTGCGGCTCAATACCAACGCACCGCTAACTTATGTGTTGGATGAGGTGCCCTTCCTGCTGGAAGAGCCTGTGGACATGATGCTGGGGCCTGACGAACCACTGGCGGGCAATCTGCGCGAAACCGCAAACACCTTCGAGGAACGCACAGCGGACTACTGGCGGACCTGGGTGCGTCGGCTGGCACTGCCGCTTGAGTGGCAGGATGCGGTCATACGCGCCGCCATTACGCTCAAGCTGTGCACCTATGAAGAAACCGGCGCCATCATTGCCGCCATGACCACGTCCGTTCCAGAAGCCGCCCATACCCAGCGCAACTGGGACTACCGCTACTGCTGGCTTCGGGACGCTTTCTTTGTGGTGCGTGCTCTCAACTCCCTGTCGGAAGTTGAGACCATGGAACACTATTTGCGCTACCTGCATAACATCGTGGGTGAAGCCAACGATCACTTGCAGCCTGTCTGGGGCATCAGCCGAGAAGGCGCATTGGTGGAGAATGAGATCACCAGCCTGTCCGGCTATCGTGGCATGGGACCTGTGCGGGTCGGCAATCAGGCCTACGAGCATTTTCAGCATGACGTGTATGGCAATGTGGTGCTTGCAGCATCGCAATCGTTCCTGGATCAGCGCCTGTTCAAACCAGGCACAGAAGAAAACTTCAGCCGCCTGGAACATATGGGCGAGCTGGCGTTCAAGACGTACAACCAGCCTGATGCGGGCATGTGGGAGCTGCGCACCCGCGCACGCGTGCACACATCCTCAAGCCTCATGTGCTGGGCAGCCTGTGACCGGCTTGCGAAAATTGCGCGGCATATGGATTTCACGGACCGGGCGATGTACTGGCAGGAGCGGGCGGATATCATTCATTCCACCATCACGTCTGAAGCGTGGAATGAAGACATGGAATCTTTCGCCGAGAGCTTCGGCGGCAAAGGTGTAGAAGCCGGCCTGCTACTGATGGCGGAAGTCGGGTTCCTCAAGCCAGATGACGAACGCTTTCAAAAGACGCTTGATGCCGTCGAGCGCACGCTGAAGCGTGGCAAGCATATGTACCGCTATGCAGAAGCTGACGACTTCGGAGAACCGGAGACGGCCTTCAATATCTGCACGTTCTGGTACATTGATGCTCTGGCCCGTGTTGGCCGGGAAGACGAAGCGCGTGACATCTTTGAAGAGATGCTGAGTGCCCGTAACCCTCTGGGATTGTTGTCCGAGGACACAGACGTCAAAACCGGCGAGTTGTGGGGTAACTACCCGCAGACATATTCACTTGTGGGCATCATCAATGCGGCAATGCGCCTGTCGCGTCCCTGGGAGGACGAAGTATGA